Genomic segment of Ochotona princeps isolate mOchPri1 unplaced genomic scaffold, mOchPri1.hap1 HAP1_SCAFFOLD_2770, whole genome shotgun sequence:
CACATCTGAAATGTTTTAGAGCGCAGTTCCTCTTTCGAGATTTTGGCGGATTTGTAGAGTGTTGGCACCGAAGGCTCGCTCGATTTTCTCGTTGTATATTCTGTTTCGTTCGTTTATGTAAGTAACGTTGTCGTCCTCGTTGAAGATTCTTCTTCTGCTGAAGTTCTTTCTTCGCTTCTGAGCATTCAAAACGCTGTCAACAAGTCGCTGCTTCGCGGCTTCAGAGGGCTGCACTCACCCAACACAAACAAGAGCAAGAATTAAAGACTCTCTTGTCTCTATTGTCACTGGGAATTGAAACGCGTTGCTATCACAAGCGCTGCTGCTCTATTACTACACTGTGTCTACATTACTACAGTGCTACCTTTCTCTCGTTCTTGTCTCCTCCGCTGAGGCTGTTACAACGCGGACCCTTTCATGCGTAATACATCCAATGCGGTGGCCTAAAAATCAGTAATACCTTCCGCCCGGTGTAGTGGACTCGTGAATACCCTATATTTACATACAATGAATTTAGAGTCTATCTACGTTTGCAGTATTTGTAAGTGTGGATGTTTGTACATACaggcagacatatatatatatgtataagcacCATAGTGTGCACATCTACGCGTGCATATGAGCAGGCAAAGCTCTACTGGacgaatgaatatatatatatatatatgtaagcatGATATTGTGCACGTGTATGCTTGCCTATGAGCAGGTGCTGATGTACTGAAGATTAGCATGACGATGTGTGTACAGCAGTATAATCACGTACGTACGCACACGTGATCGTTCACTTACAAACGTGCGTactgtacacatatatgtatagatatgtatatatacatatagtgtgTTAGCCTTCAGTGAAAATATAAGCATGCACCCACGATATCACAAATATACGTGAAGGTATGAACAGGAAGTATGAACAAACGGAAGTCAAAAAAAGAACCTGCGCGCTAGCCACTACGAAAGTACAGGAGACCACACCACAACCGCACTCCACTTGCCTACATATGAAGGTCGAGCGGTCACATACTGTGTTGCAACAAGCATCGATTCTATACTGAGAGGAGAGCACTTttctcacatatatatatgtatatacacgtatGTAGTAGCTACGAGTTGGAACACagttacatatatatgatatctACGAGATGAAACACAGACATCTATGTGCTCACTCATATTTAACAAGCATAGAAGAGAGCATCCCCCTTCATGCATATGTATACATTACTACCGAGCACAaacatctatatacatacatatgtacttaCTCCTTAGCAGCTCTTTTTGTCTGACTATGTATACATTACTACCGAGCACAaacatctatatacatacatatgtacttaTTCATTAGCAGCTCTTTTTGTCTGACTAGTAAAACTATTGTAGACAGGTGAACTCGCATTCATCTGAGCTGCTcgcacacagaaaaggagagtgtGTGCACACGCAACTGTAAAGGCAGAACACTGACGCTGTCAACGTGGCCACCTGATAGTGTGGCGAGACCGTAATAATTAGAGCATGGGTAAAGGAAGCGACATCTGTGCCTCGTTCGAAAAGAGATACACGGAACGCGGCGACGGCTACTTCCTTGCAGCGGAGACACTATTCTAGTTTGGCAGCATCCTCTATGCACAGCAACAACACGCCACAAGCGGCTGGTGTAGATTTCACGGCTCCTGCAAAGTGTTAGCGGCACACGGAAGGTCAACGAACAAGCATAAGCGGAAGCAGCAGCGGCAGCCTACCTCTACTATActacagcagcagctgctgctgcccagttCTATATTACAATGGCAGTAAGACCCCTTTATATACtacagctgctgctgcccagttCTATATTACAATGGCAGTAAGACCCCTTTATACACtacagctgctgctgcccagttCTATATTACAATGGCAGTAAGACCCCTTTATATACtacagctgctgctgcccagttCTATATTACAATGGCAGTAAGACCCCTTTATATACTACAGCAAGAGCCGTAGAGGTGCAGTTATATATATCCCAGCAGGCCATCCACCATATATATTACACCAGAACtgcagctatatatatatatatatacatacatacatatataccagTTACACACCAGGAGAAGCGCAcgcatatatctatatatcacaCACCAGGAGGAgcgcatgcatatatatatatatatatatatatatataatggttaCAGAGGaagtacacaaatatatatatatatacatatacatatgtacacgtGACTGGAGCAGTATCCCTAGGTATATAGTCAAAGCAGCCCCGTTATATATTACAGCAGAGCATACATGTACACGTTACAGCATCAGTAGCAGCGAGGCGGGTCGCTACAGTACCTTGGCTACGACATATAATTAGTGACAGCCAGACTAGAtgtacaacagcagcagcacggctGTGTAGGGTTTACAGGAGCAACACAGCTGCCTGCATTACAGCAGTACATATATGCATAAaactaaagcagcagcacaactgtATACAATtttagcagcagcacagctgtagACAAACgtagcagcaacacagctgtATATAAtttcagcagcagcacagcgatACACAATTTTGGGAGCAGCACAGCTGTATACAGCAGTACAGGTGTATGCAgttcaagcagcagcacagctgtatACGATTACAACAGAATATCATCTATATGTTtttaagcagcagcagcagcagcggcagcaataTACCAGATAGCAGTattacagcagcagcaggggcaacGCAGCAACCGCGCTGGTCCGCAGAGTAGCAGGACTTGAGTGCGGAGGAGGCCGTCCGTGTAAAATCATAGTGTAATTACAGTATAGTATTTGTGTTTCATATTGGTCGTATACACAACACTTATATAATCTAACATGCTGATCTCAATACCTTGAACTCGATAAGAGCAGAAGTTGGGTCGTAGAAAGCATCCCCCAGAACTGCTTTTTGCTGCAGATAGTCCTGCTCTCTGAACACGACTTCTCCCTGTCTGGAAAGGAGAAGCGCATACAAACAGCACACGGGCATAGTAATTTCAGGAACAGGATCATCACGCTCACACAAGACAGTCATACTATATACGCAAGCACATATTAAGTCGAACTACACTCATATACGGCAGTCATGATATATACGTGCACAGGCGACGCACGCACATACTAAGCCGAACTAGACTCATTTATGACGGTCATAATATATACGCACGCACTTACGAAGCCTAAACAGATTCATATATGATTTCCATAAAATATACGTACGCACATATCAAGCCGAACTAGACTCACACACGACAGTCATActacatacgtacacacatatTATGCCTAACTCGACTCATACATGACAGTCACACAGTATATGTACTCACATACTGACCCGAACTAGACGTATATATGACCGTCATACaatatttgcacacacacacacacacacacacacacacacactgagacgcACGAGACCTATATATGACATTCGATACATAAGTACGTGTGCATACTGCGCTGAACTATTTTCATATATGACTGTCGGAATGTATGGGAGCGCCTATATAGAGTCGAACGAGACTCATACACGACAGTAATAACATATGGATACTGTATGTGTCCGCACATATTATGGAACTCAATGCAGTGTTACTAGTCAACAGCACTCCTTATCTAGCCCTCGTGACACAACAGTACACAAAAGAAGGGAGGTAGGCAGAGCATACCATAACCCTCATCAAACTTCGCGGAGCAAACCCAGAAGACGGAGAAACACAGAGCCCAAAGGAACACACAACCGTATTTTAGAGCTCCCAGCCTCTCTAGCATATACAATGCCTGCATATATAGAAGCCCATAACCTCTGGGGAGCCTTGGTGAAATAGGATGTACCTCGCGCTAAGATACTGTTCAAAATGTCTTCGTGGCTATTTTTCTCGTACGATATTGAGTTGGGTATATGAGGAAGACATAGAAACGTACTAACGTCTGCATGTGCgagtgcgtgagtgtgtgtgtgtttccacgtGTCGGGGACACTACCACATACACCGCTGCGTCATTTTTAACTCGCGACAAACTGGCACGTAAAGTTCGTTCTGCAGATGCGAGAACTCGCGTGAGCACTGCAACGAGAGAAAACACATTGTACAGCGCCTGTGATTCTGTGTCTTGCACACCCCTGCGGCGTCTATACACCGGAAGGAGACGTGCGCGGTGAGGCCCTCCACCGATCACGCTGCAGATGCAGTCCATGCACACCCCTGGGGCAAGTACTACACACTAGAGTGGAAAAGTGAGCCCCTCTCTCCTTACGAGCTCGCTCTCTATTATACACCTCGTCTGCGCACCTCTGCGGTGTCTAGACACCTAACGACATGAGCTaaaacctcccccccccccaaccgaTTCCCGTGTACTATATATACAAGACACGACACGCATGATTCTCGTCAGTTGACATCAAAACGTCAGTCCTGACTGATGAAACACAGTTGTCCATTCGCGCATCCATACCTTTTTTTGTGCGCTCTGTAGAGAGCATCTTCGTTAAAAACATTCCACCCAAATGACTCATTCTTCTTTTTGGCATCCTTTTCCTTTTGAGCGGCAACTAATGCGGCTGCCTCATTCAAATATCTGCGTTTCCTCCGCACTGCTGCAGCATcttcgtcgtcgtcgtcgtcttcTTCCTCTTCGTCTAGTTCTTCATCACTGATACTGTTACTACCTCCTGCATTTCTAGGCCCTTCTCTGTGCCTATTACGAGCAACACTCTCGCCGTCACCATCAACAGCACGACCCTCCTTCTTAATGCTTTTCCCTTCCTCACTACCCCGTAAGCGACGCATGGCCTCTGCAAGCATACCCTCAGCTTTTCTCTTTTCGTAGAGCGGATCGTTCCACACACGTTTTTCTTCCAGCACCTGCGAGCGACAAATAAACAAGAGCCCCCGACGCACCAAAGACAACGCTTCTACGGACAAGTGAAGAGCATATACCCATCCTTATAGCAAGTAATATGGCGTGAGACAAACCTTGCACAACAAGGCAGCGATCTATACCGCAAGATACACacgggggacacacacacacacacagcaacagtGGGAGAGGAGGCAATCTAGTGACAGCAGCGCTGCAGGTGAAAGTTGCTATTGCACACTCTGTGGGAAAAGAGGAGCAGCTGCACGTAGGTCATATGTCGGGATGTACTACTATCCTCTGAAGGTTTATAATACTAAATAATAGTAAGTAGTACTGCTTATAGCAGCATGCAAGTCATACCAACACTAAAAACAACGGATTGATTATATCAACCCCTCAGCCAGAAGTGTTTGAGAGCAGCAAAGATGAAGCACACGAAGCGAACGAAGTCACTAcaaaagaagtagaagaagagCTGCGGTAGTGCTCCCTACCCGAGAAGAGAGgatgaatttcttcttttgagtaAGTGTAGAATAGCACCCTTCACGATTGCTACGCGTCAAAAAAGAGCATCACAGCAAGCTTTTTTCTATCTCTGATCTTCCATATGTGTTTTACGATGCTACCACCACAGCATGCATAGAAGCAGTCACAACAGGAGGAGGCATCAAAAAGAGCTTTCTACTTGTGGGCGCCACACAACTCTCTATAGGGTCTCAAAAACCTTAAATACGAAGATGCGGCAAGCGGGTAGTAAATTTACAAGCAATATTCGACACAAGTAGGTCTAGGAAAGCCCCCTATCCATATGTGAGGAGAAAAGAAGTGGATAACCCTGTACACACGCAAAACTCATACAAGAAGACGAGGGGCTCTCCATGTACACGGAGAGAAGAAGCTAGTAGTGGATACACCTCAAACAGTTGTCACGAGTAGATAGAGCCGAGCGTTCTCCACATAGAAGAAGAGAGCAAGCCAGTAGTAAATATACCCGCTATACTCAAAGAGGTAGATAGGAGGGCTCTCTATGCACGAGGAGAGAGCTAGTGAATCATAAACACACTTGCAGTAGCTGTCAAGTAGATAGGAGAGGGGCAGCCGTCTATTTATCTCTTCTTCTCAAGAGAAAGGTAGTATACCACTACGTACAAGACTTGCTGGCATTTCTACGACTGAAGAAGAGAGAGTTCACAGCCTTGTAATCATAATCGTCACTCGCTCGAAGAAGAAAGGTCATCCTGCACTCACAATAGAAGTTCTACTTAACATCGGAAGCATCAGGACGTGTGCATATTTCTGGGCTTCATACTATACAgggtgcgtatatatatatatatatacatacgtatgtatatacatatatatatacctatactGTGTATCTGTATGTACAAATGTATATGTAGGCCCCAGAATACTCTAGGGGGTATGTTTGACCATCACAACGAAACACTCAAGCAGTGTCTGTGCCTGTATATAGTACAACGggtgtgcacatatatatatatatatacatatatatatatgtatgtacgtagcCATAGCAGTAAAAACTTTGCAGAATGTGTCTGTCTGTTTAATATTACACAGAGtgcgtgcatatatatatatatatatatacatgtgtttgtgtgtacatttatatatgtatatatacgttaTAGTGGAGCACTTAATGTAGTATGCCTGTATATGAAAGGAGATAtcctcatttctttccttcttttacttCTCTTGTGTGAAAATGACTGAGCAGTACCAAAGTTCCAGCCCGACATCAGCATAgaacttcttttctctctctctctctctcctccagtgTACAACTGTACCCCGAGTGTAgagttgttatatatatataaccttcCTCTCTACGAGTGAAATAAGTTACGATCCCCGTCATTTCACATTAATACAAAAACAATTCTTTCCTTTTTCGTCTGCTAGATGATACAGGTGTATAGCAGCGTAACTTATGTCTAACAAATACCCTCCATAGCGTACAATGAATAACGGTTTCTATGTAAGTGCCCTTCTTTCTTCATATGTACTCTCAATGACAAAATGTAGCATACACAAAGGAGAAAACGAAATtcttacatgtatatatatacaagatAACATATGCATGAAGATAAATATTAGTACAGAAATATACACGGATATACAcctgtatacacatatatgtctgCCCTTTAATTCTTCTTTCTACATAGACATTCCCTTTGCTCTTTCCGCCTCTTCCCTCTAGACGGTACACAAAGAAGTGAACATCACTCTAATATAATAATTACGAGCCCCTTTTCTCTCGTCTCTTCGTACAAAAAACACCGTGAAGTGTGTCGCTTTTCATCATGCCCACGTAAACGTATATACGTggacgtctctctctctctttctctctctctctctctccatacatTACGCAGCATGAAGTACATTGTGTCTACGCCCCTTACATATGAGTCGTCACAGTCTACACAGTCTTCTCTCTCTTTACACATAATGAAGCATGCAACATAGCATGAGACCCCTATCAAACTTCTAGAGAAGTATACGTGACCTTTGTTCTCTTTTCTTCATACTCGTGGCAGCGAGAAGTATCTTGTTCGCCGCTCAACCCCTGATTATACGTTTTTGGAAGTGCagtgcatctctttctctctggctctgttgCCCTTCGCTCATATGAAAGCGTGACGTATGTCCGAAAACCCCATCAAAAAACGAGTAtagcgtgtgtatgtgtgcatatccgcatacatatatacatacatacatacatgcgtaggtacatacatacatgcgtacgtacatatatatatatatgtggccttctctctcttttctttacaTACATGTGGCAGCCTGGAGTATGGTAGTTCTGAAGCTGCCTTGAAGAAATAAGTGGACAactcctctctgttttttctgtACAGACGCAGCAGCGTGATGTATGTTGTTATTTACCTCCTAACACATACCCTTACCCCTCTTTTCACCAACCCTCTGTGTAAGTGTAGTGTAGAACACCTGTACTTCCCACAAGGGAGAAAGCGACTCTACGTATCAATATGAAAGGTCTTCACTCCCGCACGAGTATAAATAAAAAGCCAGCCGACGCACACGACGACACACTCGATACGTTCCCTTCGTTTTCTACTGTCTACATCATCATTCACAGTCTTAAAATATACGTGAGTGTGTACAAAGAAACGTGAGTACTACGTGCGGAGAAACGTGGGGTGTCCATGTCGGCTCAACCATGTAG
This window contains:
- the LOC131479434 gene encoding pre-mRNA-splicing factor Syf2-like, which produces MTFLLRASDDYDYKAVNSLFFSRRNASKSSIVKEALSLVRRGLLFICRSQVLEEKRVWNDPLYEKRKAEGMLAEAMRRLRGSEEGKSIKKEGRAVDGDGESVARNRHREGPRNAGGSNSISDEELDEEEEDDDDDEDAAAVRRKRRYLNEAAALVAAQKEKDAKKKNESFGWNVFNEDALYRAHKKRQGEVVFREQDYLQQKAVLGDAFYDPTSALIEFKPSEAAKQRLVDSVLNAQKRRKNFSRRRIFNEDDNVTYINERNRIYNEKIERAFGANTLQIRQNLERGTAL